Genomic window (Argopecten irradians isolate NY chromosome 13, Ai_NY, whole genome shotgun sequence):
acgcgccgcgcaaCGGAAACGTTtctaaaataaagaacaaaaagacatatgggggggggggggggtaattcCTGTAACTGaagcaaaattaaaacttttttacAGATATCAAAATGCTTAATCAAGGCGATAATAAATACTcttgtaataatattttatttgccaTTAATACAATATGGTGACTGTGgttgatgtgtattataaaaagaaataaaaataaaaatatttaagaaaaataaaaataatatagcATCAGTGAGGATCGAACCCTACACCATTACATCTTGCGCCTTTTACAGTATCCGTTTATccaataaacattatattatttCTACAAATTATACAAACCGGAATGTCCTCGGCGGCGTCCGAGCAatgattttgacattttgagATGATCCCTGAAAAAAGTCGAAGTTGGTCTCGGAGTCCGTGTCTGATCGACGTTAGAAATGTCTATTACAAAGCCTCCGTAAGCAATCTTCAATGAAATTCAGATAATCAAATTGATAACAATCGTTATCAATCAAGACAATCACAAACATGACATTTCCGTGTTGACACTGCAGATGTTTTGAAGTGAGTTGATTTaagtgtgtatgtgtgtgtatttttttcctattgttttttttatctaattgtCCATGCACATGAAACATTGAAATTCCTTTCCTGGTATAGGGTATTCATTCTTATATAAATTATTACATCtgttataattattattgacaTACGAGATATCAGATAGTCTATTCTCCCCATACTTCACAGAGATATGCCGCGGTTGCtggggaaaagataactctatcttacacaggggggtgtacgacagctcacacgcgctaaaCAATAACGTGGACGTCATCAATAACATGGGGCGTAaactgcggcgcgcattgtagatgacgtcatcaattttgacgcataacgacgttcctgcgataatggcgctATGAAAAAAGCTGGAAAACAAGtggaatttcgtcattttttctACTAACTATGGGAGAAAAAAGattcttacatgggtctgtgaagtggacagggatgtctcaaccctcgtgaaagatattggccgtcaaccctcggcaaagcctcgggttgaccggccaaaatctttcactctgGTTGAGATattccctgtccacttcacagacccatgtaagattctattattgaATAGCAGGATCTATATCCGTTTTGTCAATTAGATTAATtaatctatataatattttcaactcaaaCGCCGTTGAATCAGTTACTGTAAATTATACGGTCAACATATAAATCCATTAAAACTTAGAACTATGCCACATGTGTGATTATCATACACAGTATAGCCATGCACAGCTTAACGTTGTTTCCACCATGTTGAAACATCTTTCTGGGGTCAATATTAGTGAATGCGGTTAATATAATCTTACATTTACCTATAATGTGGATAATGAAATCTCAATCCGagtgaaatatttttgatgGTAAATCCAAGGCTTTGGTTTTCTTCCGAAATTCATCAAAGAGATGAATTCAATTGTTTAGAAACATTTGCATTGCGCCAACATAACAGTGTGCAATGGCGACGGTGACAATGGCTGCTGCAAGAATTGATGTGAACATGCCATTATCTAGCGTGGGCGAGCTGTTTTTTTCACTACTGCGATATGGGATAATAATATCAACATCACCTGTTGTATAGATATGTTGTCAGTGGTGAAAGTAATATCTACCTTTTAATCGGTAAGCTTGGATATATGAACTATACTGTTTATGttactatatatgtatttcttatatttatgtaatataatgtttcaAAACTAAAGTGTTTTCCatagttatttatttaaatagatTACATTCAATGCAATATTTAATCGTAAATTACTTATGGGGGACCCGTGTCTCCTTCCTTCTTCATTACGGATCTTCTATGGCTTCATAAGGAGTCattaactgactatataacgaattcaTCGCAATGACATTCGTTTGTTTTCTTATTCTGCTTGCAATTTGAAATCAGACTTGAAGTGTTTTAGCAAATGACTGTCCTCTACATAGGAACCAATTTCTTTCCGATTGCTGTGATTGCCATTCCTGCATggaaatttgtgaaaataatcCATAAGTCGAAAATAATCCTGACACCAGTGCAATTTAAAACTCAACGTCATGGTTACCTCACTATTTTctcgttaaagtatgggagaaaaataatcaaacatggtCCTGGCAGGTGGACAGGGACATCTCAACCCTCATGAAAGATTTTAAccatcaaccctcggcaagcctcgggttgaccagccaaaacctttcactcgggttgagatatccctgtccacctgacaggcccatgtaagattataCTATTATTTGAAAGAAATCGTTGATGCAGACAAGTAGATTATACAAGACTATTCGTTAGTTGTGCATGTAGTTAGTTAGCTAGTTAGTTTTATTACTGCATAACTAGATCGAGTGTCCGATTAAGAATATACTTTCTATTTCCAGCAAGGAATGATGTCATTCTGTTACTTCTGCACATGATTCTTTCACTTTCATTTTTTACATTACCCGATTGGCATCTAccaggatcaaggattatataatataatttgtagGATGTTTAACGTGAAAATCAACATGCTATGTAAAAATCACTTGCGCTTAGAACAAACTAATGACTGTGGGAGTAGTTTGATTACAATTACTTTCCTTAAGATGATTGGTAATACATGTTCCGGTTTCGTGGCTTGCTTAACaaataaacttatttaaaattaaacgAAGACTAAATAACACTTATACTAATACGTATcaaatatatgcatgtatataacaaattcattattatacatttgatTGACTCTTCTTTTGTATTAGCGTTGTTTCCATCAATAGCATTTCTAATATTCATCGTCCATCAAGATTGTCTCTATCATAAAGAATTATAGTAATTATAATAACCCAAACATTCAAAATTAAAGTTACATAATTTCACATCTGAGAGTCAGACagtatattttttgttgttattgttattttttttttcgtaacggtcttttatatattttgaaaatgactacaaaagaattaaaaatacacatttacaaaataatattaaaacataGATATGATTTCCATTATATATCaaaggtatatatacattacaatgATATAATATTCTTTCctaatttgaaaattttccCTTTATTCACATTTTGTTCTACACCTTGGTAGAAAACTCGAATAATAAAAACAGTATGATGCCAGTGAGGTTTATCGGTTAGGACACGTTTGGGAAAACCCCAGATCTGGAAAACCCCCGaactatttatagatataattaGTTTTATCTTAAATCTGTATATACCAGTGTCAGCCTTTTAAAGGTTATAATACGAAGATTAAACGGAACATTATTGCCTTTAAATGCTACGAATCTATACTATATCATAATCCAACACCCTGACAATCACACAACAATGCGTTTTACACGCATGACTCGTGTGCTAAAGAAAGGTCGTTTTTTGTAACAATGCAGATACGGTCGATATCGGTAACACAAACAAATTGTTACTATTCATGCTGCAGCACCATCAATGAAAAGGTATATAATTATGCATCTAAAACAAGTCCTTTTACATATGACAGATTATTGTTCATTTATGACATCAAATAGTTTTTTATCCACAATCATAATGAAATTTAAGGGCTCCTGTCTAAAAGACTATATGTATATGCCGTTTACTTTTTTATCTCTCATTTCGATTCGGAACGTATATGAAAAACATAATGGAAAATCAGTTAAATGACGACCAAGTGTGTAGTCAACGGTaaccttttatattttttgtgtaatttagCACATATATGTTTCCAGGTTTTAAAGAATAATAGAAATCATAGCACAAAAAGGAAGCttcaaatatatgatataatgacatttattcggtctaaaataaaataaactgtATAATACAGGAACAGCTTTATTTATTTGCttcatatttcaatattgatGTAAACATTAAAAGACGTTTCGTTATGTAATTTAACATCGgaacattttataataaaagtAAACGTAagataatatttcataatttagaTAAATATCAGAACATATTTCATGATGAAAGtacatatcagaatatatttcataatataaataaataaaataatgtatttcataatgtaaataaaaaaaaatcaaagaatgtatttcataatgtaaaataaatacgagtcaaataatgtatttcataatgtaaataaatataagaATGTATTTCATAATGTACGAAAACATGAAGACACTGTTACCTTATGTAAGTTAATGACAGCTGTTGTTCCATAAGGTAAGAACACATCATAAAAAACTCCATCATAGTGCAAATAAATAGCAAAACACATTTCATTGTGTAAGTTGATAACAAACCTGTTTCATTATGGATACTTTAAAGAAAGCATCCTGGATACCAAATAAATACTCTTTTCGATTTATAAAGGTTTTTGTTTTCATCGGAGGAATAATATAGATAAAGCAAACGTTAATCtcataaacaaaatggcggtttGTGGCACTTTTACTCCGTATTGCAATATAGAATTGTAATTAGTGAAAGCTGTCGGTTATCTTGTTTTTCAAAATCACCGACATAGAAATGTTTATATTCTATAGATATACAAATTGTAGCATTCTATTTTTTATTCTATAGCTGTAGTTTCAGGGTGTTTGAATACAAATATGAATGTCCATAATTGGTAATACtattgtcggccatcttggtttcCAAATGGACAAAATTGGGGCTTAAGCCTCCGGACTATCTGCATTGATATCAGACCGGTAAATTTCTGTTTACTTTATGTGAAGGAGCAGGTGTACACGGGTCGAAAGCACTACCGCACGGCCAATATCCTGTGTTGTTTGGGGTACTTAGGCAGATAAAACAAAACCTGGTCCGACAGGTTTTATTAGGGCATGTCATGTGCTTACAGCGATCGCTGTCGTCAAATTCTATGATACATTGACACTTTGGGCATGCCCGGACTTTCGGGCAATCATGGACGCCTACGATTTCTAGTCTTTCACATGCACGTAATAGGGACCTTACCCACTTACGACTTTTTGAACATTCAGTATTTTTACATGTCATCGATGGTGACTCGATAGCCATCAAACATATCCTACAAAATATGTGATCGTCACCCCTGTCCTTACATACGTGGCACATGAAATATGTTCGACAGGACGCAACAGAAGCATCACCACACTGAGGACATAAGTAAACGTTTTTGTTTCTCTCTAGCCAGTTTGTAAACAGCACAGAAAGAAACAGGAGCATTTCATCTTGTGATAGACAAGCCAGCCGATACACATCTTTGAACTCCCATATCTCTTTACAGTCTTCATTGTTTCCATCTGAGATGGACGGGCATCGAACATCaatgtttccattttttatCTGGTGCCAGTAGTAGTTGAAAAGGTTTTCTGGTGCTGCAATATAACATATAGTATTGATGAGTTCATTCAATTGTGATTCAATTGTGATACGCGCTATGTaatttcctaatgcctcccttgacactgcctcacttttggccttgagttgagcgttcgcccctgtgaggaaagctctgggttctgtcccctggccgagacacaccaaagtctataaaagtggtagtttctactcctgctaagcgctcagcatacagggagtgggacgactggttcgcccgttgtcagtataatgtgaccgggtggggtgtgttgcttggtgacttcggtggcatgctttcagttatatagcactataaaaagggcaacagttccactatacaagaagacacaacatgaatataccgcaatctcccaaaaGACGCatcttgcacaacatacacgcaaacacaccacatacacgggaggctaTCCTTGCatggccatagctgttaataggacgttaatgaatcaaacaaatgtaataacAAATGTAATAACGTTGAACATTACACCTTATGTAGTATTTTGGAACGGCGGTTGCGTAGTTATCTATCTGGTAAAATGGATTCATTTCGTCGTAACAGAAACACTTCAAGAGGCACCTAGCAACGCTCTCTTCATTCACTTACCATAGTGTTTACGTTATAAGTACAATAAATAGATTGTTGCAGAAATATGTGTTTCGTTAAACGAGATTTTGTTCCATGAAGAATGAAAGTATATCGATCAATATATCAATAGATTCACGTTGTATTTCGCGCCTCTTCAATAGTGTCTGCTtccccgggcactattgcagaTAGTACACAAGTGTGTTGTAAATCAGAATGCAGAATTTTGTAacgtaatatattttttaagacGCTTTACCATATTACGACAAACCCTCTATCTCGGGGTCAAATGCCTTGGGCTGTTACCAAGTTCTGCAAGACACCCGATACTTCACCTACTTAATCGGTCATGTCCTCAAATGACCATGGGTGTTTATGTACGCATTAACTGCCTTCTTGAgggatttatggtcctataGTTTTCCCGGGATTGTAGATTAATTGTATAACACTCGTTGGCGCGTTGTGATCAATTTCGCCATTTCCAAGCAGACACCGGGCGGCTATTTCTCTATGACTTTATAACGTCttgtacactttgtcaatttatgAATATACAACAACTTAGGGgtaaatggtcatgtacactttgtcattTATAAATATGCTACTTAGTCAATCAAGTAGTTGTAATTTGCCAGGCTCAAACGGGCCATCGTACATTTTGCCGTATAGTTATGATTCCTCGTTTAATCCCCCGAAATGGGGAATGATTTGCATATCAACGTTATGTTTCCAATGTTAGCAACAGCACGCAGATTATATTAATGCAAATGGATCAGTATTAATATCCAAACCCGGTATAATGTGAACTCACATTGTCCGTTCTTGGAGCTATACAGGGCGGTGCCATAAGGCCGTCGTATAAATATAGAATCTAAAGTATCTCGATTCGGTTTATACCGCCCTGGTAGAATATAAGCATAATCATATCGATCCCAACCTCTGTCtattacagaaaaaaactaTCAATTAGAACTATAAATATGGAAGTGTTTTGTGGCGATTTTCATTTAACAACAAACCTATGGAATGGCCACAAGACATCGAAACACAGTCACCTTCCCAATATGGGTCTGTAACGTCGGGTTCTTGTGACTTGTAGCGAGCGCCCGGGTCCCTTTTCTTGGGCCGTTGTACAACAAAGAGTTTGGTCAGTCCAGCGTAGTCAGAGAGTGACTTCTCCTTCTCTAGAAAGGTACACTGATTGGTTATCCAAAGATCGATATCACCCCGATAACGAAGGAATACTTTGACATACATGATGCATTGAGAAACACTCCACATCTGTTTGAAACAATGCAAAAATAGTGTAGGCTATTCAAGTCATGTTATCATCAGGTAAATTGAGATTGAGCATCACGTAACGTATAGTCTTGAATATCTTGTTGATTACTTAAAGGCCGCTGTTCACATGGACTACATTTGCAAACATAAATGCACATAGTTGTTTGGTAAAAGACCATagttaattttctctttgtttctggctttctgattggcctattcatttgtttcattccacgatgaaaaaaaaaccgagaatggcgcggaaacccgacgttatcgtgacgtcacaatagaaacattgacgttgcgtatcaGTTTGGAAAAACTAgtcccttggaaaaaatcaatggaattgtacgtgtaaacgtattacATTTcataaagtagcctggaaaattaattataagcattgaagtcactattttttaatttcatcggggtatgaaataaattttgtttgcaaaccgtgtgaatcaaaatttatttcataccacgatgaaattaaaaaaatagtgacttcaatgcttaaataaaactCTTTCATAGTGGGTATGTAGGATGGGGATCTTGTACCTCATAGTCACAAAAAGTTGGAAAACCCTATATCATGATATGACACATGATTAAGGTCAGATAAGATTCCCTTGTGAGCTATACGGGTTAAATTGTCTGATGTGGGTCGGTTTTGCTAGaacaatattatatttcaaaattacttttCAAGAATTATTATGAATTGATatgttgaaaatgaaacaaattggaaaatataacaatattgtTATTTAAAATAGGTTTTAATTAATCATAATGTCATATCTTGATGTCCTAACCCCCaggtatatgtaaaaaaaacaagcaaacaaaaacaaaatgaataaattaaatgcTTATAGGTCATGGCCGTCAGAGGGACCAAATTAACTTTCCTTATTGTCTTTAGCTTGTTCTTCAATAAAGGTTTTCTTTACGGCATTGCTGCCAAGTTCTGATTGTCCAATGTCATCTTTGACTTTGGAATGTCATTGGTTTCCAATAAAAACAGAACTTCcataaactttaaaataaaattatagtatattttgtattttttctttgagTTTCCGGACTTTCCATTTGCTTACTAACATACACCATTGCGTTTGAGGTATGTCAATGTTTTCACATAATATTAATGCATGAAATACTTCATAATTGGTCACTAAGAACAAAGTTGAGTCCATACGTTTTGAATCATGTGAGAAGCAGGTACTATATTGTAGTTACTGCAATGCAAAGCCGCAATAAAAACAAGCACAAACAAAACACCGCTACATATAATGATCCTTTGTACTGATTGAATCTTTTATACCTATACTTCAGTGATTTATAGAATTGGCATACCTGCGAAACAGTGGTAATGAAATCATTTCCTCCAAATCTCCAGACTCCGATATGGTTTATGGGCAGCACCTTTGGTGGAAATATATCACTGTCAGAATCATTCGGTATCGAAACCTAAAAGTAAAACAGTTTCGTCAATTACGTTCTAACGTTCCCGGAAATGTAGCAAATCCCGTATCggtcatatgtatttatattgtccTATTAAAACCCTCTCGTTCTCTCGTTAAAGAAAGTAATAATTGAAATGCAGAAGGTTTCACATCtgaaaagatatttaaaattgCATATGTCCATACCACTGACATTTAAATTGCCCATCGCGACCTATATAATTGGCTTAAACTATCAGGCAAACTCTATTGAAAACGCGCATCTTCACTTTACACTGGCTTGCTTTCGGGCATGTGAAGAAGGCAATAGGTTCTATCCTATGGCCCAGACACAACATATCGTACATAACATTGTCAGTTTCCGCTACTGTTTATCGCCGCCAAATTATAGGGGGTgattggtttgcccgttgttagtataatgtgatcgggtgggtTATCTTAAGCAGCATGTTTCAGAGACATAGCACTATGAAAATGACAATAGTCATAGTTCCTCTATTATAAAACGACAAAACGCAAGCATACTTCAGTCAAAATACGCATACACGATACATGCTCAACACCCTGGATACATGCTGTCCTtaaattaccctggctgttgatagggcGTTACAAAtaataaaccaaatcaaaataatatatataaaaaagacaGAATCTTAATTGAATCAACCAACCAATTGCTTTTTAATTTGTGCTTTATACAAGACTCGATTATGTCGCAGAAAAAGAGGAGTGCTATAAATTATCCACATTTGAAACGCCATTTTTGGACGGGAGGGACGTTAATCACACTTACCCTGCCATAAGGAGACTTCAGTGGTGGAAGATTTCGTGGAGGCTGAAATTTAAAGTCACGTCAATACCATATCAATGTACAGTGTATGATATACTTATGTtgattcaaaacaaaatatcaacaatattcCTAGCACTAAGTACCAAGCTAATCAAGTGTTTCATAACCATGGAAATCTGTGAATCTTAGCATTTCTGTAGAAAGCAAGTGCCACATTACACAGAAGTAAACTCACATTGAGTATGATAGATATATGTAACGAAGCGCATCGTTCGTTGTATTTTTTAATCATCTTCCGGAAGTTATGTAAAACGAGACTTTGCCCGTCACGTGAGCACGGGACTGCTGGGAGTATTCAGTTTTCATCGGGTTTTTGGTAGGTACGGTTGACTTTTGACACTTAAGTGATTTattcatgtatgtatattttttttgttattcgAATATCAGCTTACCAAACAATTATCGAATATTCGGTGACATCCATAAAAGGTTGAATATGTGAAATTATATGATttgaaattaaagttaaacGCATTTTTATATCAAAGACATGAAACTTCATGATTGTAAATTAACACCAATCGACAAATGTAAAACGAGCACATTAGGATCCCTTACGTGACGTAGAGTCATAACCGGACTCTGACTTTTATATACTATGGGTATTGATACTTTTCAGATATTCCTTGTGAAATGCCAATCACCTATTATCTTTTATTTCAGTTAtgattttgatacatgtaaggggaaaataaatacatgtacaacgaAACAGACGGTTGCCTGTAATCAGCTGTTAACATACcagtatatttatttatcctgcaactgtcccacatactaaTCGATTAACAACTgtcggataaacttgtgctttatccgtcaatacgatatgctttatccgtcaatacagTCACGTGAGTTTGTTCCACGTCTGTCgtaactttttctaacttgacccagaactttaCCCTCTGGTAAATGAAACGTCATTATGACCCGTTAAAAAGTGACGTCAAATTCAAaggaatgacgtcattattacaatatcgaaaatctcgtatggcgacGTCGTGTTTTCCTTGGCTAATGGCGAAGGTATGTACTGTAGAGTAAttctttgatgttttttttgtatttccatattgtttcagtgatcTTACACACAGTAACTGACAATTTGCTTtcattttgaatgtcataatggttgcaggataaacagaatacacggttagtatctaacaatacaaggtttattttggtgcttgacacggaaagccgagatgactcggcaaagcctcgtcaactccgctttcctaagtctctcacaaaaataaaccttgtatcgtaagatactaaccatgtattctctgtATACGTATTTTATGGAAGGGCTTATTACGCCAGTATTCATCAACGCATATTCAAGGACGAATATAAAGAATGAAAGAACATGGGTATATAAATAGTTCACGCAGAAACGCAAATTTGCAATCACTTATAATTATTGCATATCGAAACGGACTAAGCATGTGAGGTTGTGAATAAATGAAAAACTACATCTGTTGGATGTGAAATAGGCAACATTTTGTTAGGCCACTAGGGCGTTTGTTAATTCAATGATATCGGTCCCGACGTCATAGATAGGTCAAGACGGGATATCTAGATTAAAATCGTATTCGATATTGCGGACTGCATTACTATATGGTTGTGATTAATTTCTGAGGTCATTTCTATGTGCACTAGTGATTGTGGGTGACTTTGGATGTTACACACGCTCTTGTGGGGTGGTTTTGATATACAATTCACTATTGACACCACATTAAATCCATAATACATCATTAATACAAATCAGtggaataaataaatgttgatttgTCTTCGATACTGACAACGATATTTTACACTTTCTCTGATTGCGTTAAAAATGACTATTACAAATAACAAAAGACTTACTGTTGGTTGCTGGTGCCTAAAATCTTTTAGTGGATGCTGCTTTTCAACAGCTGTCTTTCGTTCTAATGTTTGTCTTTCCCGATGTCGTATATCTTCCTCCTGTATTTCATGATGTTCTGTAGCTTCCTCCTGTTCCCGACAGCGAAATGCTTTATGTTTTTCATGACGTCGTATGATATTTGCCTCTTCCAGCCTGCGAAATGCTTCTTGTTCATCTTGGCGTCTTATGAAATTTGCCTGTTAAAAAGGGTCATTTGTAAAAATGAAGTTataaatataacttaaaaaaaacaactctC
Coding sequences:
- the LOC138306073 gene encoding uncharacterized protein isoform X2; its protein translation is MKHKKTFRRREEANAIRRQDEQETFRSREEANSIRRQDEQEANSIRRQDEQEAFRRREEANAIRRQNEQGAFRRREEVEVTEHQEIQEEAIRHRDRKALKRKTAVEKQHQFKGFSHQQPTANFIRRQDEQEAFRRLEEANIIRRHEKHKAFRCREQEEATEHHEIQEEDIRHRERQTLERKTAVEKQHPLKDFRHQQPTPPRNLPPLKSPYGRVSIPNDSDSDIFPPKVLPINHIGVWRFGGNDFITTVSQMWSVSQCIMYVKVFLRYRGDIDLWITNQCTFLEKEKSLSDYAGLTKLFVVQRPKKRDPGARYKSQEPDVTDPYWEAPENLFNYYWHQIKNGNIDVRCPSISDGNNEDCKEIWEFKDVYRLACLSQDEMLLFLSVLFTNWLERNKNVYLCPQCGDASVASCRTYFMCHVCKDRGDDHIFCRICLMAIESPSMTCKNTECSKSRKWVRSLLRACERLEIVGVHDCPKVRACPKCQCIIEFDDSDRCKHMTCPNKTCRTRFCFICLSTPNNTGYWPCGSAFDPCTPAPSHKVNRNLPV
- the LOC138306073 gene encoding uncharacterized protein isoform X1, encoding MKHKKTFRRREEANAIRRQDEQETFRSREEANSIRRQDEQEANSIRRQDEQEAFRRREEANAIRRQNEQGAFRRREEVEVTEHQEIQEEAIRHRDRKALKRKTAVEKQHQFKGFSHQQPTANFIRRQDEQEAFRRLEEANIIRRHEKHKAFRCREQEEATEHHEIQEEDIRHRERQTLERKTAVEKQHPLKDFRHQQPTPPRNLPPLKSPYGRVSIPNDSDSDIFPPKVLPINHIGVWRFGGNDFITTVSQMWSVSQCIMYVKVFLRYRGDIDLWITNQCTFLEKEKSLSDYAGLTKLFVVQRPKKRDPGARYKSQEPDVTDPYWEGDCVSMSCGHSIAPENLFNYYWHQIKNGNIDVRCPSISDGNNEDCKEIWEFKDVYRLACLSQDEMLLFLSVLFTNWLERNKNVYLCPQCGDASVASCRTYFMCHVCKDRGDDHIFCRICLMAIESPSMTCKNTECSKSRKWVRSLLRACERLEIVGVHDCPKVRACPKCQCIIEFDDSDRCKHMTCPNKTCRTRFCFICLSTPNNTGYWPCGSAFDPCTPAPSHKVNRNLPV